A region of Thermobifida halotolerans DNA encodes the following proteins:
- a CDS encoding FecCD family ABC transporter permease — protein sequence MRAGRGGALGGLWTGAGLAALLGAMILGISAGAASLAPVEIIRELLSHLPFLDVESALTDRQRAVLEQLRMPRVALGALVGGLLSGAGAAYQGVFRNPLADPYLLGAASGAGLGATLVIVYAGGSDLGGLPLVPVAAFAGALLGVMAAYLLGRTAGGGGTAALLLAGVAVSSFLTAAQTLVQQAEIDELQRVYSWMLGGLGRGGWSDLWLVAPYAAVSLAVLLGSSFLLDLLALGDEKAVSLGVRPTVVRVVVISAASLATASAVAVSGLIGFVGIVVPHIVRRLVGPDYRRILPVSLLFGGAFLVLVDVAARTLVAPAELPLGVVTAFIGAPFFVLVLRATRSRVR from the coding sequence GTGAGAGCCGGACGCGGGGGCGCACTCGGCGGACTGTGGACCGGGGCCGGACTGGCCGCGCTCCTCGGCGCGATGATCCTGGGAATCAGCGCGGGCGCGGCCTCCCTCGCCCCGGTCGAGATCATCCGCGAACTGCTCAGCCACCTGCCGTTCCTGGACGTGGAATCGGCGCTGACCGACCGGCAGCGGGCCGTCCTGGAGCAGCTTCGGATGCCGCGGGTCGCGCTGGGCGCGCTGGTGGGCGGACTGCTCTCCGGCGCGGGTGCGGCCTACCAGGGGGTGTTCCGCAATCCGCTGGCCGACCCCTACCTGCTGGGCGCGGCCAGCGGGGCGGGGCTGGGCGCCACCCTGGTCATCGTCTACGCCGGCGGGTCCGACCTGGGCGGGCTGCCCCTGGTCCCGGTGGCCGCGTTCGCGGGGGCGCTGCTCGGGGTCATGGCCGCCTACCTGCTCGGCCGGACCGCCGGAGGCGGCGGCACCGCGGCCCTGCTGCTGGCGGGGGTGGCGGTGTCGTCCTTCCTGACCGCGGCGCAGACCCTCGTCCAGCAGGCCGAGATCGACGAGTTGCAGCGCGTCTACTCCTGGATGCTCGGCGGCCTGGGCCGCGGCGGCTGGAGCGACCTGTGGCTGGTCGCGCCGTACGCGGCCGTGTCCCTGGCGGTGCTGCTGGGCAGCAGCTTCCTGCTCGACCTGCTCGCGCTCGGCGACGAGAAGGCTGTCAGCCTGGGAGTGCGGCCGACCGTGGTGCGCGTGGTCGTGATCTCCGCCGCGTCGCTGGCCACCGCCTCGGCCGTGGCGGTGAGCGGACTGATCGGGTTCGTGGGCATCGTGGTCCCGCACATCGTGCGCCGCCTGGTGGGCCCCGACTACCGCCGCATCCTCCCGGTGTCGCTGCTGTTCGGCGGGGCCTTCCTGGTGCTGGTGGACGTCGCGGCGCGCACCCTGGTCGCTCCGGCCGAACTGCCGCTCGGCGTGGTGACCGCGTTCATCGGCGCGCCCTTCTTCGTCCTCGTCCTGCGCGCCACCCGGTCGCGCGTGAGGTAG
- the ftsY gene encoding signal recognition particle-docking protein FtsY: MDYTIVVIVIFIVALVAVGGALLVVPRRQVGPAEKKPEVGRPEGSSGEGATAVLEPEEAEGATAVAEPEAPVVEPVPPPAPPIEMPPPSAGRLVRLRARLAQSQNVFGRSLLSLLASDRLDEDTWEEIEEILITADVGVTSATQITEGLRTRVRVLGTRDADEVRKLLRSELLAHINPDLDRSVRTEPHGDRPAVVMVVGVNGVGKTTTAGKLARVIVGDGGSVVLGAADTFRAAAAEQLQTWGERVGASVVRKEEGADPASVAFDAVTRGIEEGAGTVIVDTAGRLHTKTGLMDELGKVKRVVEKKSQVDEVLLVLDATTGQNGLRQARVFAEVVNVTGIVLTKMDGTAKGGIIIQVQRELGVPVKLVGLGEGPDDLAPFDPEAFVDAILETP, encoded by the coding sequence ATGGACTACACGATTGTTGTCATCGTCATCTTCATCGTCGCTCTTGTGGCGGTCGGCGGCGCGCTCCTGGTCGTTCCCCGGCGCCAGGTGGGACCGGCCGAGAAGAAACCCGAGGTCGGGCGGCCGGAGGGCAGTTCGGGAGAGGGGGCCACGGCGGTCCTCGAACCCGAGGAGGCCGAAGGCGCGACAGCCGTCGCCGAGCCCGAGGCGCCCGTGGTCGAACCCGTGCCGCCTCCCGCCCCGCCGATCGAGATGCCGCCGCCCTCGGCGGGGCGGCTGGTGCGGCTGCGCGCCCGCCTGGCCCAGTCGCAGAACGTCTTCGGCCGCAGCCTGCTGAGCCTGCTGGCCAGCGACCGGCTCGACGAGGACACCTGGGAGGAGATCGAGGAGATCCTCATCACCGCCGACGTCGGCGTCACCTCGGCCACGCAGATCACCGAGGGCCTGCGCACCCGGGTCAGGGTGCTGGGCACCCGCGACGCGGACGAGGTCCGCAAGCTGCTGCGCTCCGAACTGCTCGCGCACATCAACCCGGACCTGGACCGATCGGTGCGCACCGAGCCGCACGGCGACCGCCCGGCCGTGGTCATGGTCGTCGGGGTGAACGGGGTCGGCAAGACCACCACCGCGGGCAAGCTGGCGCGGGTCATCGTCGGCGACGGCGGCAGTGTTGTGCTGGGCGCGGCCGACACGTTCCGGGCCGCCGCCGCGGAGCAGCTCCAGACCTGGGGCGAGCGCGTGGGCGCGTCGGTCGTGCGCAAGGAGGAGGGGGCGGACCCCGCCAGCGTGGCCTTCGACGCGGTGACCAGGGGAATCGAGGAGGGCGCCGGCACGGTCATCGTCGACACCGCCGGACGCCTGCACACCAAGACCGGCCTGATGGACGAGCTCGGCAAGGTCAAGCGGGTCGTGGAGAAGAAGTCCCAGGTGGACGAGGTCCTGCTGGTGCTGGACGCCACCACCGGGCAGAACGGACTGCGGCAGGCCCGGGTGTTCGCCGAGGTCGTCAACGTCACCGGGATCGTGCTGACCAAGATGGACGGCACCGCCAAGGGCGGCATCATCATCCAGGTGCAGCGGGAGCTCGGCGTGCCGGTCAAGCTCGTCGGTCTCGGAGAGGGGCCCGACGACCTGGCGCCCTTCGATCCCGAGGCGTTCGTCGACGCGATCCTGGAGACGCCCTGA
- a CDS encoding ABC transporter permease subunit, which produces MRRNVFGRFLRDNLRALVGWLVGVIAVTALYSAFWPSMRDSGEAMDAYMESLPEGLMESMGWTTLSTVEGYLGATVFGLLTPVLLVIAAVSLGSRAIAGDEESGGLELLLAHPVTRTGVLLQRSAAAVVFVAVLGAAVFGTLLLLGPAIDAELPIDRLLAASTSVTLIALVYGTVALAVGAATGRRALALGAAAVLAVVGYLGNTFARQVEELEWLRFGSAFHYAMDPDPLVNGFDLGYTAVLLAVPVVLAALGAVAFARRDVGV; this is translated from the coding sequence ATGCGGCGTAACGTCTTCGGCAGATTCCTGCGCGACAACCTGCGCGCCCTCGTCGGCTGGCTCGTCGGCGTCATCGCGGTCACCGCGCTGTACAGCGCCTTCTGGCCGTCGATGCGCGACTCCGGTGAGGCCATGGACGCCTACATGGAGTCGCTGCCCGAGGGGCTCATGGAGTCGATGGGCTGGACCACCCTCTCCACGGTTGAGGGCTACCTGGGCGCCACCGTGTTCGGGCTGCTCACCCCGGTCCTGCTGGTGATCGCCGCGGTCTCGCTGGGGTCGCGGGCGATCGCCGGGGACGAGGAGTCCGGCGGGCTGGAACTGCTGCTGGCCCACCCGGTCACCCGAACCGGCGTCCTGCTGCAGCGGTCCGCCGCCGCGGTGGTGTTCGTCGCCGTCCTCGGAGCGGCCGTGTTCGGCACGCTCCTGCTGCTCGGCCCGGCCATCGACGCCGAACTGCCGATTGACCGGCTGCTCGCCGCGAGCACCTCCGTCACCCTGATCGCCCTGGTCTACGGCACGGTCGCGCTGGCGGTCGGGGCGGCCACGGGACGCCGCGCCCTGGCCCTGGGCGCCGCCGCCGTGCTGGCGGTCGTGGGCTACCTGGGCAACACCTTCGCCCGGCAGGTGGAGGAGTTGGAGTGGCTGCGGTTCGGGTCGGCGTTCCACTACGCGATGGACCCCGACCCGCTGGTCAACGGCTTCGACCTCGGCTACACCGCGGTGCTGCTGGCCGTCCCGGTGGTGCTGGCCGCCCTCGGCGCGGTCGCGTTCGCCCGCCGCGACGTCGGGGTCTGA
- a CDS encoding ABC transporter ATP-binding protein, producing the protein MNTVPSSVIATRGLTKSYGKHQALFGLDLRVRAGEVFGFLGPNGAGKSTTIRILLDLIRRSGGEARVLGLDPRTDGVRIRRRVGYLPGELTFTSRRPARELLGYLGDLRGGVPRERIGELAERLGLDLSHPIRGLSKGNKQKVGLIQAFMHRPELLILDEPTSGLDPLLQREFLEMVREVRDDGRTVFMSSHVLSEVQDVADRAAIIRQGRLVATEDMDALRQRAARQVRLRFAEPVDAAEFADLDNVRDLTVDGATVRCVVEGSPDALVKQAARHTVLEFDSAEPDLEDLFFAYYTDREETGDAA; encoded by the coding sequence GTGAACACAGTCCCCTCCTCCGTCATCGCCACCCGCGGCCTGACCAAGAGCTACGGGAAGCACCAGGCCCTGTTCGGCCTGGACCTGCGGGTCCGCGCCGGTGAGGTCTTCGGCTTCCTCGGCCCCAACGGCGCGGGCAAGTCGACGACCATCCGCATCCTGCTCGACCTCATCCGCCGATCCGGAGGTGAGGCGCGCGTCCTGGGCCTCGACCCGCGTACCGACGGTGTCCGGATCCGCCGCAGGGTCGGCTACCTGCCCGGAGAACTCACCTTCACCAGCCGCCGCCCCGCCCGGGAACTGCTCGGCTACCTCGGCGACCTGCGCGGCGGGGTGCCCCGGGAGCGCATCGGCGAACTCGCCGAACGCCTCGGGCTGGACCTGTCCCACCCCATCCGCGGCCTGTCCAAGGGCAACAAGCAGAAGGTCGGCCTGATCCAGGCGTTCATGCACCGCCCCGAACTGCTCATCCTGGACGAGCCCACCAGCGGCCTGGACCCCCTGCTGCAACGGGAGTTCCTGGAGATGGTGCGCGAGGTCCGCGACGACGGCCGCACCGTGTTCATGTCCTCGCACGTGCTCAGCGAGGTCCAGGACGTCGCCGACCGCGCCGCCATCATCCGGCAGGGGCGACTCGTGGCCACCGAGGACATGGACGCGCTGCGGCAGCGCGCCGCACGCCAGGTGCGCCTCCGCTTCGCCGAACCGGTCGACGCCGCCGAGTTCGCCGACCTGGACAACGTGCGGGATCTCACCGTCGACGGCGCCACCGTGCGCTGCGTCGTCGAGGGCAGCCCCGACGCGCTCGTCAAACAGGCCGCGCGGCACACCGTGCTGGAGTTCGACAGCGCCGAACCCGACCTGGAGGACCTGTTCTTCGCCTACTACACCGACCGTGAGGAGACCGGCGATGCGGCGTAA
- a CDS encoding GbsR/MarR family transcriptional regulator → MVHNDYVPPGSPRDPTEQERHYVEEVAVVLERMGLVRMHGRVVGWLLVCDPPEQSASDISAALQASKGSISPALRFLRTAGWIEKVPRPGQRRDYYRITPNAWSTMLRQQTPVYAVFTELAARGLDEFRDEPPGRLLRLREMHQFFTWIQEEIPNLVERWLAWQREHPL, encoded by the coding sequence ATGGTTCACAACGACTACGTCCCCCCGGGCTCCCCGCGGGATCCCACCGAGCAGGAACGGCACTACGTCGAGGAGGTCGCCGTCGTCCTCGAACGGATGGGCCTGGTGCGCATGCACGGCCGGGTGGTCGGCTGGCTGCTGGTCTGCGACCCACCGGAGCAGAGTGCCTCCGACATCAGCGCGGCGCTGCAGGCGAGCAAGGGGTCGATCAGTCCCGCCCTGCGCTTCCTGCGCACCGCCGGATGGATCGAGAAGGTTCCCAGACCCGGACAGCGACGCGACTACTACCGCATCACCCCCAACGCCTGGAGCACGATGCTCCGCCAGCAGACGCCCGTCTACGCGGTCTTCACCGAGTTGGCCGCCCGCGGACTCGACGAGTTCCGCGACGAGCCTCCGGGGCGTCTGCTCCGACTCCGCGAGATGCACCAGTTCTTCACCTGGATCCAGGAGGAGATCCCCAACCTGGTGGAGCGCTGGCTCGCGTGGCAGCGGGAACACCCGCTCTGA
- a CDS encoding ammonium transporter, giving the protein MLDTGTTAWLLISAALVMLMTPGLAFFYGGMSRAKSVLNMMLMSFASIAIVSVLWVLVGYSLTYGAGYGPLTHFIGGLGDFGSGGFIGVVDEEGGYPLLVDVGFQMMFAIITVALISGAIADRAKFGAWLLFVPIWSLLVYFPVARWVWGGGWFDQLETWFGAGVVDFAGGTAVHINAGAAALALTFVLGRRKGFGSESMRPHNLPFVLLGAALLWFGWFGFNAGSAYAADAVAGLALLNTQVCTAAATAAWMLVERIRYGKVTALGFASGAVAGLVAITPAAANLTPIWAVVLGLVAGAVCAYAISWKFKFKYDDALDVVGIHMVGGIIGSLALGLFASSVVGEGAPDGIFFGGSPMFFVVQLIAVVATIVYSFVVTWIIAKIIDLAMGFRIPEHVETNGLDAELHSESAYAFDELDTEELSSSTPPGEEKPSKQVQV; this is encoded by the coding sequence GTGTTAGATACCGGCACGACCGCGTGGCTTTTGATCAGCGCCGCACTCGTGATGCTCATGACGCCGGGCCTGGCCTTCTTCTACGGAGGCATGTCGCGGGCCAAGAGCGTCCTCAACATGATGCTGATGAGCTTCGCCAGCATCGCCATCGTCAGCGTCCTCTGGGTGCTGGTCGGTTACTCGCTCACCTACGGTGCGGGCTACGGTCCGCTCACGCACTTCATCGGCGGCCTCGGCGACTTCGGCTCCGGCGGCTTCATCGGAGTGGTCGACGAGGAGGGCGGCTACCCGCTCCTGGTCGACGTCGGCTTCCAGATGATGTTCGCCATCATCACCGTCGCCCTGATCAGCGGCGCCATCGCCGACCGCGCCAAGTTCGGCGCCTGGCTGCTCTTCGTTCCGATCTGGTCCCTGCTCGTGTACTTCCCCGTCGCCCGCTGGGTGTGGGGCGGCGGCTGGTTCGACCAACTGGAGACCTGGTTCGGCGCCGGCGTCGTCGACTTCGCCGGCGGTACCGCGGTGCACATCAACGCCGGTGCCGCCGCACTCGCCCTGACCTTCGTCCTGGGCCGCCGCAAGGGCTTCGGCTCCGAGTCGATGCGTCCGCACAACCTGCCGTTCGTCCTGCTGGGCGCCGCGCTCCTGTGGTTCGGCTGGTTCGGCTTCAACGCCGGTTCCGCCTACGCCGCCGACGCCGTCGCCGGTCTGGCCCTGCTCAACACCCAGGTCTGCACCGCCGCCGCCACCGCCGCGTGGATGCTGGTGGAGCGCATCCGCTACGGCAAGGTGACCGCGCTCGGGTTCGCCTCCGGCGCCGTCGCCGGTCTGGTCGCGATCACCCCGGCCGCCGCCAACCTGACCCCGATCTGGGCCGTCGTCCTCGGCCTGGTCGCCGGCGCCGTCTGCGCCTACGCGATCAGCTGGAAGTTCAAGTTCAAGTACGACGACGCCCTCGACGTGGTGGGCATCCACATGGTCGGCGGCATCATCGGCTCGCTCGCCCTGGGCCTGTTCGCCTCCTCGGTGGTCGGCGAGGGCGCGCCCGACGGCATCTTCTTCGGCGGCAGCCCGATGTTCTTCGTGGTGCAGCTCATCGCGGTCGTGGCCACGATCGTCTACTCCTTCGTGGTCACCTGGATCATCGCCAAGATCATCGATCTGGCCATGGGCTTCCGCATCCCCGAGCACGTCGAGACCAACGGACTGGACGCCGAGCTCCACTCCGAGTCCGCCTACGCCTTCGACGAGCTCGACACCGAAGAGCTCTCCTCGTCGACGCCTCCGGGCGAGGAGAAGCCCTCAAAGCAGGTGCAGGTCTAG